The Pseudomonas sp. SCB32 DNA window TCCAGCGCATCTATGTCAGCCCAGGGGCCAGCGGCCGCGTGGACAGCTCGTCGAGCTGGCAGCGCAATGACGGATACGGAGGCGTGCAGGTACCGCGCGGTTATGGCGAGTCGCATTCGAACACGGTGATCATCGATCAGTCCGGAAGTGGCATCCGGCAGAGCATCGAATACCCCAACGGAGCGGTGTACCCGTATACGCGGCCCTGACCGGTCAGTCGGTCTGGTCGCTACGGGTCAGGCGGGATTTACGCAGGCCGCCGTGGCTATAGAACAGCCCGGTGTCGCCGCGCCAGTGGAACAGGGTGGCAAGGAAGGCGGAACTGATGCGGCCGACGTCCCAGCTGCGCAGTTTGCGGTAGGCCCAACGCCAGCTGTCGGCATTCGAAGAGTCGCCCATGGAATCGTCCTTGATTCGGAAAGCGGAAGTACCAAGGACGTTAGTGCGCGGGACCGGGCTGCGCAAGTCTCTGCTCCCGCGCACATTCCGGTGGCACATTCAGCTCGCCGCGGCCTCCTCGACGTACTCCTTGAGCCAGCGCAGCACCTCCACGGCGTCCCAGCGGCTGGGGTCGAACATTGCGTAGGCCTGCCCCTGGTATCCGACCACGTCCAGCGGGCGGTGGTAGCCGGCGCGCTGCAGCAGCGCCTCGATTTCGGCGAAGCAGGTGTTGAAGTGCGTGCGGCTGAACGGGGTCTTGCCTTCGGTGACCAGACCTTCGAGGAGCAGCTCCTCGACGGCTTCGCGCACTTCATCGACGGCCATGTGATTCACGGTGTACTTCAGCTGATGGATGCTCACCATCGCTCTGCTCCTATAGAAGGACTGACCCTCGTCATGCGGCGTTGCGCAGTACGGGCTCGTCGCGCCTTTCGTCATCGTTGAGTGAATGTTCTCAAAATACTGTATGCATGAACAGTATTTTGTGATTACTATGACTTCGCTGTCTGACCGAATCCATGGAAGCCCTACAGGCGCCGGCATGGCGTGCGGGTCCGTCGACGAATGAGGAGGGTGTGGCGATGCTGGGGAAACTGATGGCGTGCTCGATGCTGGCGGTACTGGCTGGCTGCGCGGAACCTCCGATGGACGTGCCGCGAGCCAACGGTGCCTATCTGATCATCGAAGGGCGCGAGGCGTGGGCGGTGCTGATTGCCGATGGCAAGCGCATCGAGGAACGCGGCACGGTGCATGACGCCATTCGCCTGCCCAGGGCGCGCTCCAGCATCGCCGCCAGCTATGTGATCGACACGCCCAACTGCGGCCGGCTGCAGTGGCTGACCGAGACTGAGGGCGATTCGGTGGTGCGTCTGACACCCGGTGACAATGAACAGGACCTTTCCGCCTGCCGGATCAGCGGCGGCCTCAGCCGGGTCTGG harbors:
- a CDS encoding transcriptional regulator, translated to MVSIHQLKYTVNHMAVDEVREAVEELLLEGLVTEGKTPFSRTHFNTCFAEIEALLQRAGYHRPLDVVGYQGQAYAMFDPSRWDAVEVLRWLKEYVEEAAAS